Proteins encoded together in one Ciona intestinalis chromosome 1, KH, whole genome shotgun sequence window:
- the LOC100175554 gene encoding putative D-cysteine desulfhydrase 1, mitochondrial isoform X2 yields MLRRCWSSHSNFQLQLCTYWSQMSVKHYSVSNYQAPEWAKDILKKPEKRVKLAVLPTPIHKWRLDGLPQDVELFIKRDDMTGSTLSGNKVRKLEFILGDALSRGCKAVITCGSIQSNHCRATAVAARELGLDSYLLLRNKSPILPCFDNLGNLPSMLCGSQIYFIPKNSKYETTIKPKQEQLAREIEEKTGNPVCCIPVGGSNSIGVFGYIEAWKEMEHQNVCTDFDDVVIACGSGGSIAGLAIGNYLTGQKIKLHAVSVCDDKYFFHEHVNQMLNELGISGAQSEDLVDIIDGYKGEGYGLTTKQDHEFLHNIASTTGILCDPVYTGKAVKGMITELNNTPGRFKGSRVLYIHTGGVFGLFDSTINSKLEQKYSNGNMFSWFNDSPEKIA; encoded by the exons atgctaAGGCGGTGTTGGTCTTCACATTCAAATTTTCAGTTACAACTTTGTACGTACTGGTCCCAAATGTCCGTAAAACACTATTCTGTATCTAATTACCAGGCACCTGAATGGGCCAAAGACATTCTAAAGAAACCGGAAAAACGAGTTAAG CTTGCAGTGTTACCTACACCAATCCACAAGTGGAGACTTGATGGTTTACCTCAAGATGTTGAACTGTTCATTAAAAGAGACGATATGACTGGCAGTACATTAAGCGGCAACAAG GTACGCAAACTTGAGTTTATTTTGGGTGATGCTTTGTCTCGAGGATGTAAggcagttataacatgtggcAGTATCCAGTCTAATCACTGCAGAGCAACAGCTGTGGCAGCAAGAGAACTAGGTCTGGATAGCTACCTATTACTTCGAAACAAATCTCCT ATTCTGCCTTGTTTTGACAATCTTGGGAACTTGCCTTCTATGCTATGTGGGAGCCAGATTTACTTTATACCAAAGAATTCAAAATATGAAACCACAATCAAGCCAAAACAAGAACAACTTGCAAGAGAAATAGA GGAGAAAACAGGCAATCCTGTGTGTTGTATTCCAGTGGGCGGGTCAAACAGTATTGGAGTATTCGGTTATATAGAAGCTTGGAAAGAGATGGAACACCAAAATGTTTGCACCGATTTTGATGATGTGGTCATTGCTTGTGGCAGTGGTGGCTCTATAGCGGGCCTTGCTATTGGTAATTATCTAACTGGACAGAAAATAAA GCTTCATGCTGTATCAGTATGTGacgataaatattttttccatgaACATGTTAATCAAATGTTGAATGAGCTTGGCATATCTGGTGCTCAATCTGAAGACTTGGTTGATATAATTGATGGTTACAAAGGGGAAGGATATGGTTTAACAACAAAGCAAGATCATg AGTTTTTACACAACATTGCCTCAACAACTGGCATACTGTGTGATCCAGTATACACAGGTAAAGCTGTAAAAGGAATGATTACAGAGTTAAACAATACCCCTGGGAGGTTCAAAGGATCGCGAGTACTTTATATCCACACAG GTGGTGTTTTTGGTTTGTTCGATTCAACTATCAACAGTAAGCTTGAACAGAAATACTCCAATGGAAACATGTTTTCGTGGTTTAATGATTCTCCTGAGAAAATCGCGTAA
- the LOC100175554 gene encoding uncharacterized protein LOC100175554 isoform X1 — protein MSDECGGNGTCTETFTCDDGSCIALSRFCDGTQDCANGEDEIESDSTLGNMAVSCSNRYQSINNKLYNTHTNRVCSLPLRHVCDGVDHCENRTDECQEGCVHSLFCDGGDTCHHRSSLCNGESECSDGKDEPLKNGEHISIKRGFKCTVERHGSQNLCVVPQEFLEDDVKDCVDESDWCLVSVNGSTTNNNCAQCITEPGFFISKKQICDGNFDCPDLSDECLCQNQNTSNICANLCFGPSTVRGHCPCPPYSVPCLLSNDTNKEYEEQEINCIDSLKFCDGVLDCPNGADELYCGPGSERSERYYSHQCTRSQPKNIWAPIEATACDGKPECIDMEDECLDSCGEKPYFCSKMGPTGLFTCSEQYTLPGRLICDGHKNCSKSGEDEIGCTNRFICKNETAKVYSVRKSQVCDFVADCEDQSDEADCHASHFYCEGGKPFFVDKRYMFDGKRDCEDGSDECPKDSFKGSVFSSAENMIESRFLQVMVWVMGILAIGGNAAVIVHTISLLCYHARRKLTKVAVVYSCLVLNLSIADLLMGVFLIALGIRSASTSGNYCLIDHSWRSGTPCSVLGTLAVLSSEVSLLTLAILSSYRMFCVIWPIQSRTLQVHFSIGLAVSTWIFAGTIAFIPLSKMFQEYFVTQTMLSTNPYFFTELVDKPAFTTFSKILLSYKNDTSPAVQQGNLFTWERMSKQLKDFNPEYKAISYLGYYSTHATCLPKLFVDKRDLGWQFSLTVTITNFILCLYIVGAYAVIFRPRQVNKSSVTSQGTRNMQKRIAILVATDCACWLPICLIAFLIFSGVEISNTVYSITAIIILPINSALNPLFYSNAVQILFTRILNYLSKFETFNAVRKSIAGITIFKCWKTATEKREGQDGKNLLRGHEDTDGGHIVKMKSHVTEHTVLDTVMTESVV, from the exons ATGAGCGACGAATGCGGGGGAAACGGGACGTGTACTGAAACCTTCACTTGCGATGATGGTTCATGCATTGCATTGAGTCGATTCTGCGACGGCACACAAGATTGCGCAAATGGTGAAGACGAAATTGAGAGCGACAGTACATTAG GTAACATGGCAGTATCGTGTTCCAACCGTTACCAAAGCATCAACAATAAGCTGTATAACACTCACACTAACCGAGTGTGCTCCCTTCCACTGAGGCATGTATGCGACGGTGTGGATCATTGTGAGAATCGAACGGACGAGTGCCAGGAAGGATGCGTGCACTCTCTTTTTTGCGACGGTGGGGACACTTGCCATCATCGTTCAAGTCTATGCAACGGGGAAAGCGAATGCAG CGATGGAAAAGACGAGCCGCTCAAAAATGGAGAACATATTTCCATAAAAAGAGGTTTCAAATGTACAGTGGAAAGACACGGATCTCAAAATCTCTGCGTTGTACCTCAG GAATTTTTAGAGGACGACGTGAAAGACTGTGTGGATGAAAGCGATTGGTGCTTGGTATCTGTGAATGGCTCCACAACGAATAACAATTGTGCTCAATGCATAACGGAACCGGGCTTCTTCATAtcaaaaaa GCAAATATGTGATGGAAATTTTGATTGCCCAGATCTTTCCGATGAGTGCCTGTGTCAAAACCAAAACACGTCAAACATCTGCGCTAATTTGTGTTTCGGGCCATCCACCGTTCGTGGTCATTGTCCCTGCCCACCGTATTCTGTACCATGCCTTCTTAGCAATGATACCAATAAAGAATACGAAGAGCAGGAGATTAATTGCATTGACTCGCTCAAGTTCTGCGACGGTGTTCTCGACTGCCCGAATGGTGCGGACGAGCTGTACTGTGGTCCCGGCTCTGAGCGCAGTGAACGGTATTACTCGCACCAGTGCACAAGGAGTCAACCTAAAAACATATGGGCACCAATAGAAGCGACAGCATGCGACGGAAAACCAGAGTGCATTGATATGGAGGACGAGTGTTTGGATAGCTGTGGAGAAAAGCCCTACTTTTGCTCCAAAATGGGGCCCACCGGACTATTTACATGCAGCGAGCAATATACCCTGCCAGGTCGTCTGATCTGCGACGGTCACAAGAATTGCAGCAAGTCTGGAGAAGACGAAATCGGCTGCACCAATCGTTTTATCTGCAAAAACGAAACAGCGAAAGTATACAGTGTAAGAAAGAGTCAAGTGTGCGATTTCGTTGCAGACTGTGAGGACCAAAGCGACGAAGCTGATTGCCACGCCAGCCATTTCTATTGCGAAGGCGGAAAACCTTTCTTTGTGGATAAACGTTACATGTTTGATGGGAAACGTGACTGTGAAGATGGTAGCGACGAATGTCCCAAAGATTCGTTCAAGGGGTCTGTGTTTTCGTCTGCTGAGAATATGATCGAAAGCCGATTTCTTCAAGTCATGGTGTGGGTTATGGGAATATTAGCTATTGGGGGCAATGCGGCGGTTATAGTGCACACAATCAGTCTTTTATGTTATCACGCTCGCCGTAAGCTCACCAAAGTCGCTGTCGTGTACAGCTGTTTGGTACTTAACCTGTCAATAGCTGACCTCCTGATGGGTGTTTTTCTTATTGCTCTTGGCATCAGAAGTGCGTCCACATCTGGTAACTACTGTCTTATAGACCACAGTTGGCGGTCAGGAACACCTTGTTCAGTGCTGGGGACTTTGGCAGTGCTGTCAAGTGAAGTGTCTCTTCTTACTCTAGCCATCTTGTCATCATACCGCATGTTCTGTGTCATATGGCCAATACAAAGCCGCACCCTACAGGTACACTTTTCTATTGGACTGGCTGTTAGCACGTGGATCTTCGCTGGCACGATAGCGTTCATACCGCTAAGCAAAATGTTCCAGGAGTATTTTGTAACACAAACGATGCTCTCGACGAACCCCTACTTTTTTACTGAACTGGTTGACAAACCAGCGTTCACCACATTTTCAAAGATTCTTCTCTCATATAAAAACGATACATCTCCAGCAGTCCAACAAGGTAACTTATTCACCTGGGAGAGAATGAGCAAACAACTGAAAGATTTCAATCCCGAATACAAAGCCATTAGCTATTTAGGCTACTACAGTACACACGCAACGTGCTTGCCGAAACTGTTCGTGGACAAACGGGATTTGGGTTGGCAGTTCTCACTtacggtcacgataacgaattTCATATTATGTCTGTATATAGTGGGAGCGTATGCTGTGATATTCCGACCCAGACAAGTGAACAAGTCATCAGTTACAAGCCAAGGTACGCGAAACATGCAGAAACGAATAGCTATTCTTGTTGCAACAGATTGCGCTTGCTGGCTTCCAATCTGTCTCATCGCATTCCTAATCTTCTCCGGTGTAGAAATTTCCAACACGGTATACTCAATCACAGCAATTATAATTTTACCTATAAACAGTGCTTTGAATCCCCTGTTTTATTCAAATGCTGTTCAAATACTCTTCACCAGGATACTGAActatctttcaaagtttgaaaCCTTTAACGCCGTACGCAAATCAATTGCCGGaatcacaatatttaaatgctgGAAGACTGCAACAGAGAAACGAGAGGGACAGGACGGGAAGAATCTGCTTCGTGGCCACGAAGATACAGACGGTGGACACATCGTTAAGATGAAATCACACGTGACTGAGCATACGGTGTTAGACACTGTTATGACAGAGTCTGTTGTTTAA